The genomic DNA TTCGGAAAGCAGCGCGAAGTGCTCGGGTCGCTCGGAGGCAGCCCTTCCTACCTTGAGGACGACCGACTGCCCGTGTGCCCCTCCTGCACCGGCAGGATGGAGTTCGCGGCACACCTGGAGGAGGGGATGTCCGCGGAGACGGCGATGAATCTTGGCGGTCAGCTGGGCTACATCTTCGTCTGCCGCACTTGTCGCGAGGGATCCTTCCTCACGGACTGAGGGCCACCTGCGAGGGTCACTGACGGTGACGCTGTCGCCGGTTCGAGACGCCGCAGAGCGCCCCCGGGGCGGAACCGGCGCTGCCCGTTCGCGGCGCCGCGACACAGGGGGGCGAGTGCGGCGGTGCGGTAGGGGGCAACTTCGGGGCGAGAGCCGCGGTGAGGACGGTGCCGCCGAGCGAGCGCGGTGCCGACGGCGGAACCGAGGTAAACGGCCGGGCTGTTGAGAGCGACCGCGGGCGGCGACTGCCCGGGCTGGGCAGTCGTCAGAGCCTGACCAGGTGCCCGTTCCCGGTTCCCGTCCCGTCGGCCGTACCCATCCGTCTGGGAGGCTTCCTCCCGAACGTGTCCTCAGCCGCCAACTAGCGACGCGGTCCTGTTCTCGGAAGTGCCGAGCTGGGGTTCGCCTCTCAGCCGTACATGTTCTCGGAAGTCGTGGCCATCTCCGCTTCCGAGAACACGATCTTCTCGGAAGTCCGATGACCTGCGCGGACCAGCCCACTTTGGGGCTGGGGCCGCGTTCGGGAGGAGAACGCCGACCCAGGACAACCAGCGGCTGCGCCACCAACTCGCCCGGGTCCTCGGCCGGCTCCGAGCGGCCGGCATCGGGACACCCGGCGAACCGGCATCCCGGCGAGCGACGATTGGCCCCTGCTGACGGCCGACGGCGGGCCCCGGGCCGGCTCGTCGAGGACAAGCGACCTCGACGAGCCGGCCCTGATCACGGCCCTGTTCACCGCCTGCCCCTAGATGATGGGTTTCTATCGGCTGCGCGGCCTCACGCCGGTGATCATGAGGTTCAGCAATCGGTCGGCATCGGTCGCTCGATCCTTTGATCGCTCGGTGGCGACCGCGATCCCGTTGGCGAGTTGGAGCAGCTCGGAGATCGTGACATCGTCCCTGGCCTCGCCCGAACCCTGCGCCTTGAGCAGGAGTTCAGAGCCGGCCGACCGGATCCGATCGTGGTGTGCCGTCTCCTTGCCCGACAGCAGGACGGCCAGCCCGCGAAAGGAGTTGCTATGTTCCACGACCGCCCGCAGCCATGTCCGAAGGGCAGCGCCGGGATCGGGATCGGCAGATAGACACCGCGCCTGGGTACAAAGCGCCTCAACCCTGTCATGCAGCACCGCTTCGGCCAGGGCGGCCCGTCCGGCAAAGTGGCGATGCAGTGTCGCCGACCCCGCCCCCGCCCGCTGGGCGATCTTCTCCAGGGAGGCC from Streptosporangium sp. NBC_01756 includes the following:
- a CDS encoding TetR/AcrR family transcriptional regulator, whose protein sequence is MNVGRTRRTRADAVRSRDRILTAAREVFAEEGVAASLEKIAQRAGAGSATLHRHFAGRAALAEAVLHDRVEALCTQARCLSADPDPGAALRTWLRAVVEHSNSFRGLAVLLSGKETAHHDRIRSAGSELLLKAQGSGEARDDVTISELLQLANGIAVATERSKDRATDADRLLNLMITGVRPRSR